The Polaribacter sp. HaHaR_3_91 genomic sequence TCTATGTCCTTCTAAAGCTAACTCTAACCTTCTTTCATTTGCAATTGCTTCTCTAACATCTGCTTGAGAACTGATTGTACCTGTTAGACTACTTAAACCTGCTCTACTTCTTATATCATCTAACATAGGAAGTACAGTGCTTGCAGGAGAACTCGTTTCGTTTAAAGCTTCTGCATACATTAGTATCACATCAGACAATCTCATTTCAATAAAATCTTGTTCTAAACCTCCTGTATATTTTACAGCTACTCCATTAGCAGCATCAACTGTTAACGCTTTTCTTAAGTCTGTATTTCCATCAGCTGCACTACTAGCATCAAATGCAGCAGTTAAACGTGGGTCTAACGGTGTAAGAGATTTTGTATCAGCTCCTTCAAACCATCCTACAAATGTAGAAGATATAGAAGAACCATCAGCAATTGAAACAGAGGTTGATAATTGAGTTGCAAATAATCTTTCTGAACTTAAATCAGTTACAACATCTTCAAAGTTAGCTTCTAAACTAACACCTGCTGCAGATGCACCACTTACAACAGCTGCAAGCTCTGTTACTGCACTCGTAAAATTATTTCTGTGCATATATACTTTTCCTAAAAATGCACGTGCAGCAATTTGTGTTGCTCTACCTTCTTCTAATCCAGAATTGTCTAAACCTGCTATAGCGTCTTGAAAATCTGGAATAATTACATTATTATAAATGTCTTCAGTCGGTTGTCTCTCCAAAATAGATAAATCTGAAGTACTTGGCGTAGCAGATAAATTTACTGCAACATCACCAAAAATTGTTACAAGTTTAAAATAAGATAAACCTCTTAAAAACTTTGCTTCTGCT encodes the following:
- a CDS encoding RagB/SusD family nutrient uptake outer membrane protein gives rise to the protein MKTIYIVLTAMMLFTSCDNDLEQTPALDLESSNLEVYGPVLNAAYYYHTGVAMSQVVLGDFRADNMLMLEDPFTSLDTYNPDLSGGDMTEAFFNPIYTNLYKSILSANNVIENSSESTEVAEAKFLRGLSYFKLVTIFGDVAVNLSATPSTSDLSILERQPTEDIYNNVIIPDFQDAIAGLDNSGLEEGRATQIAARAFLGKVYMHRNNFTSAVTELAAVVSGASAAGVSLEANFEDVVTDLSSERLFATQLSTSVSIADGSSISSTFVGWFEGADTKSLTPLDPRLTAAFDASSAADGNTDLRKALTVDAANGVAVKYTGGLEQDFIEMRLSDVILMYAEALNETSSPASTVLPMLDDIRSRAGLSSLTGTISSQADVREAIANERRLELALEGHRWFDLVRTGTVDAEMGLSVNPNYYVFPIPTSEITATNGVITQNAGY